A window of the Brassica napus cultivar Da-Ae chromosome C5, Da-Ae, whole genome shotgun sequence genome harbors these coding sequences:
- the LOC106397172 gene encoding NADH dehydrogenase [ubiquinone] 1 alpha subcomplex subunit 1, which yields MSLVWLEAALPLGIIGGMLCIMGNSQYYIHKAYHGRPKHIGHDEWDVAMERRDKKVVEKASAPSS from the exons atgtcgTTGGTGTGGTTAGAAGCGGCTCTGCCTCTCGGAATCATCGGAGGGATGCTCTGCATTATGGGAAACTCGCAGTACTACATCCACAAAGCTTATCATGGCCGT CCGAAGCACATAGGGCACGATGAATGGGACGTTGCTATGGAGAGACGCGACAAGAAAGTCGTCGAGAAAGCTTCAGCTCCTTCCTCGTGA
- the BNAC05G43950D gene encoding uncharacterized protein BNAC05G43950D, with product MRILCCLQVLLLLFSHHLSAQSPPPPTNASSSSLDSLLQDYSFRAFVRPRTGILYDAVTVPPNLTGIKLSAMRLRSGSLRRRGVLSLKEFSIPKGVIVKPYVTRLVFVYQNLANFSQLYYPLSGYDYVAPVVGLLAYDAKNLSAVNLRELEITASKDPIRIDFSDLEPIPQGGSVVECVSFDSSGKASFSDSIRNTCETERQGHFSVVVKSVASAPSPTPPPRKEKKKKSSESNSRTWITVGSVLGGLVLLGLLMFLVLRCRKYKKQERMREMERAGETGEALRMTQVGETRAPTAATTRTQPVLETEYAA from the coding sequence ATGAGGATTCTCTGTTGTCTCCAGGtgcttctccttctcttctctcaccatctctctgctcaatctcctcctcctcccaccaatgcgtcttcttcttctcttgattCCCTTCTCCAAGATTACTCCTTTAGAGCTTTCGTTCGTCCTCGCACCGGCATTCTCTACGACGCCGTCACCGTTCCTCCGAATCTAACGGGGATCAAACTCTCCGCCATGAGGCTCAGAAGCGGGAGCTTGAGGAGACGAGGAGTCCTTTCCTTAAAAGAGTTCTCGATTCCCAAAGGCGTGATCGTGAAGCCGTACGTGACAAGGCTCGTCTTCGTCTACCAAAACCTAGCGAACTTCTCTCAGTTGTATTACCCTTTGTCTGGTTACGACTATGTTGCTCCCGTGGTTGGTCTTCTCGCTTACGATGCTAAAAATCTCTCCGCCGTTAACTTACGGGAGCTCGAGATAACGGCGTCAAAGGATCCTATAAGAATCGATTTCTCTGACCTGGAGCCGATCCCTCAAGGTGGGAGCGTTGTTGAGTGCGTTAGCTTCGACTCTAGTGGTAAAGCGAGTTTCAGTGATTCGATTCGGAACACATGCGAGACGGAGAGGCAGGGGCATTTCTCGGTGGTGGTGAAGTCTGTTGCCTCTGCTCCTTCTCCAACTCCTCCTccaaggaaggagaagaagaagaagagctctGAGTCTAATTCAAGAACTTGGATCACCGTTGGTTCGGTTTTGGGTGGATTGGTGCTGTTGGGGCTTTTGATGTTTCTGGTTCTGCGGTGTCGGAAGTACAAGAAGCAGGAGAGGATGAGGGAGATGGAGAGAGCTGGAGAGACAGGGGAGGCTCTGAGGATGACTCAGGTCGGTGAGACGAGAGCACCAACTGCTGCTACTACTCGTACACAACCGGTTCTTGAAACTGAATACGCAGCTTAG